The region CGAAGCAATCCCttaaaaggaatcaatgaatgcTAGAACGCAAAGGAAGACAAGACTAAATCTTTGCCCGAAGCAATTCctgaaaagaaatcaatgaatacTAGTAGACAGTCCAGCTTTACCACTCCATTTTTAACCCGTGCAATCCGACTGACTTGCCCGTCATTGACGTCACCCAGCACACTCTGTTGATACGTGGGGAGAGTGAGGcctcgtcatcctggttttcgtCTTCCGTATGAGGGAGTGTAGAGGGCAGCTatttcctgaccgactctttgtctgacatcctcgacaCAAGACCAGCAAAGGAGAGCCGACGCTtacggacattagttttgttccagcaaatgttgaaaatcgacagagaaatcggccctgaaaaaaAGAACGGATTAATCCCTGAAAAATTGAACGGGTTAATAAACAcggaacagtacaggacagcacagagacaaacagtaacacataaaacataaagacgtcgttcttcaggaagcaggaacaggagcgCAGCGAAGATCGCCAGGATCATGATCGCCAGGAGAATCCACGGAAGCATGTCTGCACAGTGTGAGAGAGCGGAGGTGAATGAGCTCGCCTATGCTTATACACCGTGGTCAGCCGGTGACGTATTCCAATTGTGATCAATAGCGCGTGtgaatgatatcaacaaaCTCTGAAAAACCGCAAATGTGTCTCTATTGTTGAATGAAAAGCTAAAGGTTCCACTGCCGGGTTAGTCTGAAAACCAGTCGTTTATCGGTTCCCTACACAACATGTTTGAACGACGCCGCTAGGTTCTAGAACTGCCGTGCCGGGTTGAATACGCGCCAGTAGCTAGCTGAACAATAAGGCCATAAAAATAGATTACTTGATTCCAAACAGCTCCCCTCCAGCCGCCGCCTGTTTTTTTCTTAACTTTTAGAATGATTTATAAACTATACCGACCGATAGCTCGTCACGACTTCAGTTAAAAATGCACACCAACCATGCCAACGTACAAGTCTTCACAGGGCCATACGGCATAGAGCTTTTGGAATATTTCGTTCGGTATCGGTAcgttatgaaatattaggcCTACACTAATGAATTTTGTGAGTCTCCCTCAAGTTCTGAATGACCTATATTTTCACGAACTTCTGACGAGGATCAAGTACCCGGTATTGAGttttgaatcgggtcctctcacgggacagtgtgttgaatctttcctctcacgggacagtatttagaATCGAGTCCTCTCACTTCGGGTCAAGAGTCCTCCTGGCACATGGGACAGTGGCTTGAATCGGGTGCCCGACCTCACGGAACACAGCATTGCGAATCGGATCCTCTCACTTTGACTAAATATTAGGTTCTCTCGAGACAGATCTAATTAGGGCCAATAAGTTGCCTTCTTCGATTTTACTTTTTTGCAGTGTAGACGCTTAACAAACGTTTAGTGAATAACCACTGGAACCAAAAAGACTACATTCACTTTATTTTCGATCGATACTGCCTTTCTGTCTTCTCTTGatcctagttagttacctaatcgttggtggtaagctttttataatcggatgggcttatatgtggtttgtgaaaatatccgatcgtgaaactaaaccacagacaggttactgactactcTTGATCCGACCtttattacatctaatttttcgatttgatgatatcattgatctgaaataatcaaataacgAATAAATTTAGATTATTAACATGTTCTTAACATTTTCAGTGTAGTAAACAATCGAGTTCAGTTACTTCCGATATTTCGTCTATAAAAtgcaaagttttcatttttcatcgggACCTGTGACGGGACTCAGGTCCTCTCACAGGAGATGCTGCACTGTTGCAGAGAGATACCggtttcgaaaaaaaatcgatcTCCCTCCACCATCCAGGGCTCCAAAATTTCTTGAAACTATTAAACTTTACAGAAATATCATCTTTAAAATGGCATCTACTGATATTAGCAAGAATCTACAACAGCAGGTTCCACTCGAATTCATGTTTAAATGAATCAAGACGCGCCGGGTGCACGTCACTGCGaatcaacaaaaaatcataattaaattttattcccGTTCTCTCTCAGTCCATGCTAAAATTAaacgataccttgtttctcctaatcagcCAGGTCATTCCATTGACTGCGAtgaaatttcatattcaattctatagctgccgggtctgttgtTAGTTTGGCTAACATGATCATGAATGaatgtataggcctatgttaGAAGGTGGCAATTAATTATTAGAATATAACCAGTAAATGTTTAGCTTTTTCTTTGGTTGCTTCACatgaatatgatatatgatgGGCGACCCACCAAGTTCATGGCCTAAAAATTCAGTGAAGCTCCTattattacatatatataaccTATAACAACAATCTATATGAAACACCTACATCTCTAAGCAAAACATGTTGAAGTGAAACATATCTGTAACTGATTTGACTTCTGGTTTGTAGGATGATGATGTATACGATGATAATGAGGAtgatattgatgaaattgaagattGCCCTGATTCCGTTGGCTCGAAGTTGAAAGCTTGTttaaatatcaatgatttaaCTGAAGGAACTGAGTTTGAGATCGTTCCATCTGTAACAGAAGATGAGGTTCCTTATTCAGGTAGGCCCCTCTCCTCACCTATTAGAGTTTTTTGCAAGTTTTTGAATTAACATTAAACTTAAAGCCCTTATAATCTATGCTCGGTTTTCAAGCAAAATCCTGAAAGTGCTTAAAACTGCTTCATTCCACAGTTAAACTTGAAGGATAAATCTTTTAATGTAAAAAAGTCTTTGAAATCTGCAGACTTCCATTTTTGAAATGTCTCAAAGCACTTCATTGGTTTTCGTACCACTTTTGCCTCGACCGTATGCTGCAACGAACCttttgaatttcgaaatattatgaatgaagagtttgtttttgtagatcaagtaaaaaaagaatattttggaAACGGTAATAATTTGATCGCTCAAGGTGAGGACAGCGATGAGGAGGAGAATAGCGATCTTACTCCTTTCGAGAGAATCGAAAGAAAGATGCATGATATCTCGGACGGTGAAAATGGTGTGATGAAAATGGTGTTGAAGGAAGGGGCTGGAGCTCGAGTACCGGATGGGGCTTTTGTCAGAGGTATATCGCTGATTTTATGGTTTTAACTCACTAACTTCAAGCCGTCACTCTGTCTCAACTCTCTCTAAACTGCCCTATTGATGCATAGATAATTCCACGTAATTCCACGAATGAAATTGGTCTAATTAAAACCTTTTAAACCTGTTAAATTGATCTCAATCCTCAGAGAATCAGAGatgaatcattatcatcattaccaAAAAACATCCTCTTATTGTATTTTTGTCATTACTTAGAATTCATTTGTCAGTCATGAATTTATCTTTGAATAGTCCaatgcaggggcggatccaggggcatgTTGTGACAATGTCGACCAATATAAAGGgcatatattcttaatttgGCGGAAAGGCGTATcagcaaaatttttgaaattttactatCATTTTAGAGCTTTCTGAGCATCTCTGAGAGGCATTTAGTCAAGAAAAGGTTATATGtttaggaaaaatatctattgtgaATCTCGAGTGGTAACAATGGCAAATTCTGATACAGAGAGAAAAAGTAAAAAGGCACTAAAGAATTCCACCCGTGTCGGTCGACACGGTCTAAATCCTCCCCTGCAATGAAGCTTGATGGTATTACATCTCTGTACATGATATGTTGTGTGTAGTATGTATGTGAATTAAGTGAATTAAACCGTCATCTCTtaatttctattattttcagttcattaCAATGGATTCCTCGAATACAGCGATGAACCGTATGACAGTTCAAGATTGCGGGATTGTCCGGAAAAATTCACAGTCGGCGAAAGTGAGTTTGtattgaattttaattttgatttcaccAATAAATCAAGAGgttcagttgctcaaaaaagTTGGTCGAAGTGGACAAATACCACAGTGACAATTTCATTGAAACGATGGAATTTGTCTAACCAagttttgagcaactggccgcTGATAGATGCTTTGGTTATAATGCAGATTTTAGTGGTCACCATGTCGGTTATCCATCGATTAACTTTTGAACATCTGGCCCAAGAGGATTTCTCGTATTTCTCGAGAATTTTTGTTATTCCGACATCATTAAGAATTAAGAACACGTTTTGCTCCATCAAATTTTTCTGAGGTTTGTTATTCCTCTGTTTTCAATGATTAATTATTCTGTGATTCAGGTGAAGTGATTCCTGGATGGGAGATAGCAGTGAAAACGATGAAGAAAGGAGAATTGAGTCGATTTCTCATCAAGTCTGATTACTCGTATGGACCGAGGGGATGTCCGCCTCGTATACCCCCTGCAGCTGCTAGTCAGTaccttttgatatttttcattgtctGTCGTAGCTAAGCATCATAAACCTCATTAGAGGAGGACACACAAAACATCGATGTACTACTACTTgtatttatgttttatttgtatttatacTATGCAGGGTGCTACTGAAATGGAAAACCTGACAAGTGtttatcaatacgtgattcatGAAcagataaatgaataaattctaaCATTCAAAGATATCTCCATTCATCAGTAGATTCACTAAAAACATGGTTAAAACATGGAAAACTCGGGAAATTTTTGGGGCCACCTTGATGATGTTGTGCAGATGTAGTTGTTTTCATACTCACTGGTATTTGATATATCtattgtgtttgtttttgttacAGTTTTATTCGAAATTGAGGTGCTCAGTTTTATGGATAGGTCGGGGGTTGATTCCTTCTTCAATAAAAATAGGGTGTGTATttcattatagaaattcatgtATCCGAtagttttaattcttctaacATCCATCTCTTcgtttcaatgatttattttagAGAGATCGATTGGAAACTCCGTTCTCTGATGTTATGAGAGCAGTTAGGGCGGAAGAAGAGGTAACTAACGTGAAGTTCGCTTTCTACTATTGTTTTCTAGTTTTCTTGCTTTAAACCTTCTCTTTTTTCGCATTACAGATGGCAAAAGACCAGTGGAAACGCCAGAAATATAACAAAGCACTCGTTAGATACCAACGGGTAAAAATCTTTATAAATTTTCACTGAAAGATGATATTTCTCTAGGTTCCGCGTAGTGTCGTACTTACGACTTGTATCAATGCTGTATTTTAGATAGTGACACGAGCGTTGGAAGAGGCTCGACTCGAAAATGCTGAAGACGAAACTATTCAACAGAAGCATCTTCACAAAAACTATCTTAACCTAGCGCGGTGTGCTTTAAGACAGGGCGAGTATGAAAGAGCGCGAAGCAATTGTCGTAAGGCCCTCGATATCAAGAGGGATGCGCCAACATTATTTTTAATGGGCAAggtaaatgaaatttgaaactttGCCTCTTGTTTATTGTGTAATACATACTGGTGTGTAATTATTCATGACTGATTTATTACTGAGTTTGAGGGTGGCAAATGAATTACAAATAACATCGAACTCCGCAATGCGATGTACAAGCAAAtttcatcaccgatttatgCACAGGCGCTGAATGGTCAATACATACCGGTATGCAAGTATTCATTATATCTGATTTATTATAGAGTTTGAGGGTGACGAGCGAGTTCGCACGTGCGCGGAAATTCCTTCAAGATGCGCAGAAGTTAAAACCATCGagttcagaaataaacaaagaattatccGTTTTAAACGAGTaagtttttccttatttgcGTAGCAATGTATCTCATCATTCAACTGTGGTCAACATCGCGTAtctgaaatgtattttttttcaggaacGTGAAAAGCTTCAACGCGAACGAAAGAGATTTCTGGAGAAGGGCATTTAGTGGAGGCACTGATGGTTCGTATTACTATCTATCATTAGAATTACtgccaattgattgtggaaaagttatacaaaatatatagtATAACTATTATGTGTTATCCGAATCAGaggatttatatttcatatatagtgTCACAAAAATATTGCCACACACATCTGAATTGAACAGTTATCACTGAGTTGATCAGATCCGACTTCAGTGGAGTCTACTTTTTATGTATTTCGTATAGGTTCATTCACATTTATTGATATTAACTTGATTTAATGCGCATACATAGAATGTGGATAGATCTATTTTTCATGTTGAGTTACTGTTCACTTCAGCAAGATGATTGAGACTATCGCATAGATCAGATGGCTTCCATAACTTAATGCAACTGTTTAGAATTAAATCGATCAGTTTTCAGTAGAATGGTATTCGTATTTGTAGATGCGACGGAAACAATCGAAACGAAAGGGAGCGAACTTTTGACGAGTCGCCCGGATTCCGAATTCAGGCGATTGATAGAAGACAAACTCATGTAGGTTTACTGATCGTGATGTCATCGTAGCGATGTTCTATCCTCTTTCTCACAGGTTTGAAAACTTACTTCAGTAGAAAACTCTGTCTTAGTAGAACGAATCTCTTTGCGGGAGGATGTGTGTTTGTTAGTGAGGAACAACTTGGGTTTGGCATGAGCAAGTCGGAACTGTTATTTTAGCCGACTTGTTTGTTGATTTTCCGATCCAACTTACACAAGTTTTAGCGTATTATTGTCGCCTGAAAATTGTGATCGTTAAATTTTTCAGCGATTTCAAAAACGATGAAGAGAAGActgatttgccatttttcggCGGTAGTATGTCGGTGCAAGAGATGGCAATTATTGGTGAGACGGCGAAAAAACTCGGTATCAGCGTCGTTCATAGAGGAGAAGTGAGTGTTGATCAATGTGTATGAGGTATTTTCGTTTAATCTGTGaaactgaatttttttttatttgcagGGCACGAATCTCGAGataaaattttctaaaaatagcGAAGCGTAGAAACGTTAGAAGAAACGGATACACGTGAACTCGGTTAATAATTATAGCTTCAGCTTTGACGGCTTATCACAGTTTTactgaatattattattcataacGCCTTTACTTTAATCATGAGAACCATAATACAGTGAGGTTCGATGTACTCGATATGCATTTATGTTAAGTGTCATAATTTACTAAACGTCTTCCACCGATTTACTGAATGTATTACAGTATGTTGTTTctgttaaaatcatatttttgtaCCGTTAACTCTGCTGATCGTGTCCAAATGTTATTGTTACGTCTTAAAGCGAGATAACATTTATATATAAGACCATATTGAGATTTTCCTGAACTAgtagtcaacccccgatataccgccctcccatttaccgccatttcgcctaccgccaggttttctcaatgtaaaTCTCAATAAAAATGCAttgtaaaacacccccgatataccgccatactctctataccaccAAAATCGTtttgcaccgatgtgggcgaTATATCGAGGTTGACTCTACATCTACGGGTATTATGCTTAAGTCATGCTGTGTTCAAGAAGTATTTGGTGCTACTAAAgtgaaaattcatgaaataaaaactaaggAAATGCTGAAACGTTTAGTACCGGTGTATtataaaatacatatatatatatttgtgttAATATGTTATAGTTTTTTCATGTTCAGTATTCATTCAGCTTTAAAACCAGGTTCTTACGGATCGGGGAAATCGAATTCATGGAAATCCGGATTTACTTTTCCCTGCAGAGAAAATAGGGGAATTCTGACTTcttgaaaatcatgaaatttcaatgtttgGTGTTATCCCGTAAGGAACatgaacctcttgataagaaacggCTGCCATTGACAACATACCTCGCTATTTAATGAGGAACTTTTTGATTCACTGATCAGTAAGAACCCCGTGAAACATTGTTTAAAGTTTTAAAAGTTGGTATCACTGTAACATTCAATCATGTATCTTGCTATTTACCAATCATCATACCGGTACTCGTACTATAACCTGCTTGTACATATGACTCGCGCATCTGATGGGTAAGAACAAAGTAAATATATAATCATTTAGCTACcaattatatatgtatatgtatatacatacatatgtatgtatgtaagtAAGTTGAGTGGATTTGGTTATATATGATCGATAGGATATTTGTTCTTGCTATCTTCTCTGTTTTGTACATATTAAACTGAACAAACCTTGCTGGCTAGGTGGTCTAGAAAGTTTGTGTGTCGGTTATTCACGTACATGTTAGTAGC is a window of Tubulanus polymorphus chromosome 2, tnTubPoly1.2, whole genome shotgun sequence DNA encoding:
- the LOC141898783 gene encoding inactive peptidyl-prolyl cis-trans isomerase FKBP6-like, yielding MASTDISKNLQQQDDDVYDDNEDDIDEIEDCPDSVGSKLKACLNINDLTEGTEFEIVPSVTEDEVPYSDQVKKEYFGNGNNLIAQGEDSDEEENSDLTPFERIERKMHDISDGENGVMKMVLKEGAGARVPDGAFVRVHYNGFLEYSDEPYDSSRLRDCPEKFTVGESEVIPGWEIAVKTMKKGELSRFLIKSDYSYGPRGCPPRIPPAAAILFEIEVLSFMDRSGVDSFFNKNRRDRLETPFSDVMRAVRAEEEMAKDQWKRQKYNKALVRYQRIVTRALEEARLENAEDETIQQKHLHKNYLNLARCALRQGEYERARSNCRKALDIKRDAPTLFLMGKSLRVTSEFARARKFLQDAQKLKPSSSEINKELSVLNENVKSFNANERDFWRRAFSGGTDDATETIETKGSELLTSRPDSEFRRLIEDKLIDFKNDEEKTDLPFFGGSMSVQEMAIIGETAKKLGISVVHRGEGTNLEIKFSKNSEA